The Rhodococcus triatomae genome includes a window with the following:
- a CDS encoding Tn3 family transposase translates to MEYGRFGVLSQTDLERFFYLDDADRKLIAERRRDSNRLGFALQLVTVRYLGMFLPDPLDVPAEVVTYLAEQLDIADPTCVKSYTERKQTRYDHQDEIVRTDGLTEFAQVEGELVAWIADQAWMTGDGPKALTAGAVRWLRERSALLPGVTTLERLVSESKQAADQRLWTHLASQLTGREAGILLGLLETREEGRRKVVELERLRRGAFTPSTTGMKHALARARDLYAVVPASVDITEVPPRRLIALAAHGITGKTSHLRRLKSQRERLLALLTATAFTLRAKAVDDVLELFDLLMVTDLMAKAERQSKDEKLRRYPRVTRNAGKLARAVRVLLEMSEADPQLSLELVWDLIESTVSKSELRAALAAIDELVPQADPEFDGQRLEELAGRFATVRSFLPAMMRTIDFGATGDAGPVLKAMHTLAELISPQRSRGLPARWLEARRVDHDLVSGGWQRLVYPAERPEETVDRAAYTLCVLEQFHRHLRYRNIFAEDSSKWRDPRTHLLSGMAWETARDTGMNALGLPDNPRPMLGELAASVDAAYRELAARLGDDTPASVDEDGKLHVAALSAVPDPPSLTDLRRRAAAMIPRVDLPELVLEVMSWLPEFGESFTHVAGTSARVADLGVSVAAVLCSQAMNVVLAPVVSPGADALTRDRLRHVDQHYIRAETMAVANTVLVNAQANVPLAQLWGGGCVASVDGMRFVVPVRSIHARPNRKYFGPKRGSTWLNMLNDQAAGLNAMVVSGTPRDSLNAIDVILRQPEGSKVPDDIISDAGSYSDIVFGLLHLLGRKYRPQLKHLPDQRLWRIDPAADYGPLDKAARGRIDIEKVCSHWEDMCRVAVSMNRGEVSAHEVTRMISRDGNPTSLGQAIAHYGRTFKTLHILRMADDEPYRREAKAQANLQEGRHDLGRTIFHGRRGEITRAYLDGMEDQLSALGLILNCVVLWNSVYLDRALDELRAQDYPVRDEDAARLSAFIRKHIRLEGHYSFHLPELGEGHRPLRDPDAPDEDD, encoded by the coding sequence GTGGAATACGGCCGGTTCGGTGTGCTGTCGCAGACGGATTTGGAGCGGTTCTTTTACCTCGACGATGCCGATCGCAAGCTGATCGCCGAGCGTCGCCGCGACAGCAACCGCCTCGGTTTCGCCCTCCAGCTCGTGACTGTGCGTTACCTTGGCATGTTCTTGCCGGATCCGCTCGATGTCCCGGCCGAGGTGGTCACCTACCTGGCCGAACAGCTCGATATCGCCGACCCGACCTGCGTGAAGTCCTACACCGAACGCAAGCAGACACGCTACGACCATCAGGACGAGATCGTCCGCACCGACGGGCTGACCGAGTTCGCGCAGGTCGAGGGCGAGCTGGTGGCGTGGATCGCTGATCAAGCGTGGATGACCGGCGACGGCCCGAAGGCTCTGACCGCGGGCGCGGTGCGCTGGCTGCGCGAACGCAGTGCCTTGCTTCCGGGCGTGACGACCCTGGAACGGCTCGTCTCCGAGAGCAAGCAGGCCGCTGATCAGCGGCTGTGGACGCATCTGGCCTCCCAGCTCACCGGCCGGGAAGCGGGAATCCTGTTGGGGCTGCTGGAAACCCGCGAGGAGGGCCGCCGCAAGGTGGTTGAGCTGGAACGCCTGCGCAGGGGCGCGTTCACCCCGTCGACGACGGGAATGAAGCACGCGCTGGCACGGGCGCGGGACCTGTATGCGGTGGTCCCGGCGTCGGTCGATATCACCGAGGTGCCGCCGCGCCGGTTGATCGCCCTGGCGGCGCACGGGATCACCGGCAAGACCTCGCATCTACGGCGCTTGAAGTCACAGCGGGAACGGTTGCTTGCGTTATTGACGGCGACAGCGTTCACGTTGCGGGCCAAAGCGGTCGACGACGTGCTCGAACTGTTCGACCTGCTCATGGTCACCGACCTGATGGCCAAGGCCGAACGCCAGTCCAAGGACGAAAAGCTGCGCCGATATCCCCGAGTGACCCGCAACGCCGGGAAGCTCGCCCGCGCCGTGCGGGTACTGCTGGAGATGAGCGAGGCCGACCCGCAGCTGTCCCTGGAACTGGTGTGGGACCTGATCGAGAGCACCGTCTCCAAATCCGAGCTACGCGCGGCGCTGGCCGCGATCGACGAGCTTGTCCCGCAAGCGGATCCGGAGTTCGACGGACAGCGCCTCGAGGAGCTGGCCGGCCGATTCGCCACGGTCCGCTCATTCCTACCCGCGATGATGCGCACCATCGACTTCGGCGCCACCGGCGACGCCGGGCCGGTCCTCAAGGCTATGCACACTCTGGCCGAGCTGATCTCCCCGCAACGGAGCCGTGGGCTCCCGGCCCGCTGGCTCGAAGCCCGCCGTGTCGATCACGACCTGGTGAGCGGCGGCTGGCAGCGACTGGTGTACCCCGCGGAGCGGCCGGAGGAGACGGTGGATCGGGCCGCGTACACGCTGTGTGTGCTCGAACAGTTCCATCGGCATCTGCGCTACCGCAACATTTTCGCCGAGGATTCCTCGAAATGGCGTGACCCGCGCACGCATCTGCTGTCGGGGATGGCGTGGGAGACTGCCCGCGACACCGGCATGAACGCCCTGGGCCTGCCGGACAATCCGCGGCCGATGCTCGGTGAGCTGGCCGCGAGCGTGGATGCCGCATACCGGGAGCTGGCCGCGCGCCTGGGCGACGACACCCCCGCCAGCGTGGATGAGGACGGCAAACTGCACGTGGCGGCGTTGAGCGCGGTGCCGGATCCACCCAGTCTGACCGATCTGCGCCGCCGCGCGGCGGCGATGATTCCGCGGGTCGACCTGCCGGAGCTGGTGTTGGAGGTGATGTCGTGGCTTCCGGAGTTCGGTGAATCCTTCACGCACGTCGCCGGCACCAGTGCCCGCGTCGCCGACCTCGGTGTCTCGGTCGCGGCGGTGTTGTGCTCGCAGGCGATGAATGTCGTTCTGGCGCCGGTGGTTTCACCCGGCGCGGACGCGTTGACACGGGATCGGCTGCGCCACGTCGACCAGCACTATATTCGGGCGGAGACGATGGCTGTGGCGAACACGGTGCTGGTCAACGCCCAAGCGAACGTGCCGTTGGCTCAGCTGTGGGGCGGCGGCTGCGTCGCCAGTGTGGACGGGATGCGGTTCGTCGTGCCCGTCCGGTCCATCCACGCCCGACCCAACCGAAAATATTTTGGACCGAAACGAGGCAGTACCTGGCTGAACATGCTCAACGACCAGGCCGCCGGGCTCAACGCGATGGTCGTGTCGGGTACCCCGCGTGACTCGCTCAACGCCATCGACGTGATCCTGCGCCAACCCGAGGGCAGCAAGGTACCCGACGACATCATTTCCGACGCCGGATCGTATTCCGACATCGTCTTCGGCCTGCTGCATTTGCTGGGCCGCAAGTATCGGCCGCAGCTCAAGCACCTGCCTGATCAGCGATTGTGGCGCATCGACCCGGCCGCCGACTACGGTCCCCTGGACAAGGCCGCACGCGGCCGCATCGACATCGAGAAAGTGTGTTCCCACTGGGAGGACATGTGCCGCGTGGCGGTGTCGATGAACCGCGGTGAGGTCTCCGCGCACGAGGTCACCCGCATGATCTCCCGCGACGGCAACCCCACCAGCCTGGGACAGGCCATCGCCCACTACGGCCGGACCTTCAAGACGCTGCACATTCTGCGGATGGCCGACGACGAACCGTATCGGCGCGAGGCAAAGGCCCAAGCCAACCTCCAAGAAGGCCGTCACGACCTGGGACGCACCATCTTTCACGGCCGCAGGGGCGAGATCACCCGCGCCTACCTCGACGGCATGGAAGACCAGCTCTCCGCGCTCGGCCTGATCTTGAACTGTGTCGTGCTGTGGAATTCGGTGTACCTGGACCGGGCACTGGACGAGCTACGCGCCCAGGACTATCCGGTGCGCGATGAGGACGCCGCCCGCCTCTCGGCGTTCATCCGAAAGCACATTCGCCTGGAAGGCCATTACAGCTTCCATCTGCCCGAACTCGGCGAGGGCCACCGGCCGCTCCGCGATCCGGACGCCCCCGACGAGGACGACTGA
- a CDS encoding iron-siderophore ABC transporter substrate-binding protein yields the protein MFSNHLRPLARRRLAAVAVAGAATLVLASCSSGDDDTTSAEAGDGFPVTIANTFGETTIDSKPERIVTLGWNAQDIVYALGETPVGMPRYDYGADPNGVMPWLQDQFDPDATTLLDAATSIPVEAVAGLAPDVILAPYEGFEEGVYDQLSTLAPTVAYPDKAWQTTWQDQTTLVGEALGRSDDAAGLVEELDRTLADTAAAHPEYQGKTISVISLDEASSAAVYMPTDPRVQLLTEIGFEVSPGVQALADSDTAGAFYRDISLENLGDVDADVVIVFLPEDRPLAEYPVLGALGATARGGVLGLADQRIVAGLSQTSVLATPWVLDQLTPQLTAVAES from the coding sequence GTGTTCTCGAACCATCTCCGTCCCCTCGCGCGGCGCCGTCTGGCCGCCGTCGCCGTCGCGGGCGCCGCGACCCTGGTTCTCGCGTCCTGCTCCTCCGGTGACGACGACACCACGTCCGCCGAGGCCGGCGACGGCTTCCCCGTCACCATCGCGAACACGTTCGGCGAGACCACCATCGACAGCAAGCCGGAACGCATCGTCACCCTCGGCTGGAATGCCCAGGACATCGTCTACGCCCTCGGCGAGACTCCCGTGGGAATGCCCCGGTACGACTACGGCGCCGATCCCAACGGTGTGATGCCGTGGCTCCAGGACCAGTTCGACCCGGATGCCACCACGCTCCTCGACGCCGCCACGTCCATTCCCGTGGAAGCCGTCGCCGGTCTCGCGCCCGACGTGATCCTCGCCCCCTACGAGGGCTTCGAGGAGGGCGTCTACGACCAGTTGTCGACGCTCGCCCCCACCGTCGCGTACCCCGACAAGGCCTGGCAGACCACCTGGCAGGATCAGACCACCCTCGTCGGTGAGGCGCTGGGCAGGTCGGACGACGCGGCGGGGCTGGTCGAGGAACTGGACCGCACCCTCGCCGACACGGCGGCCGCACACCCCGAATACCAGGGCAAGACGATCTCGGTCATCAGCCTCGACGAGGCCTCGTCCGCAGCCGTGTACATGCCCACCGACCCTCGGGTCCAGTTGCTCACCGAGATCGGATTCGAGGTCTCGCCCGGGGTCCAGGCACTCGCCGATTCCGACACCGCGGGCGCCTTCTACCGGGACATCTCCCTCGAGAACCTCGGCGACGTCGATGCCGACGTCGTGATCGTCTTCCTCCCGGAGGACCGGCCCCTCGCCGAGTACCCGGTTCTCGGTGCACTCGGAGCCACCGCCCGCGGTGGTGTCCTCGGCCTGGCGGACCAGCGAATCGTGGCCGGATTGAGCCAGACCAGCGTCCTCGCCACCCCGTGGGTGCTGGACCAGCTGACCCCCCAGCTGACGGCGGTTGCCGAAAGCTGA
- the dxs gene encoding 1-deoxy-D-xylulose-5-phosphate synthase produces MGVLARIQTPDDLRRLTPAEMTELAGEIREFLVQKVSATGGHLGPNLGVVELTLALHRTFDSPRDPIVFDTGHQAYVHKILTGRAAEFDSLRKQGGLSGYPSRAESEHDWVESSHASAALSYADGLAKAFALTGQNDRHVVAVVGDGALTGGMCWEALNNIAAGNDRSVVIVVNDNGRSYAPTIGGLADHLAALRLQPGYERVLDKSRKFVQRMPWVGRTAYSILHGMKAGLKDAVSPQVMFTDLGIKYLGPVDGHDEAALESALRRAKAFGGPVIVHAVTRKGMGYAHAENHVADQMHSTGVIDPLTGKSTSASAPDWTSVFSDELVRRGAEREDVVAITAAMPGPTGLAAFGERFPERMFDVGIAEQHAVASAAGLALGGLHPVVAVYSTFLNRAFDQLLMDVALLDLPVTLVLDRAGVTGSDGASHNGMWDLSLLGIVPGMRVAAPRDAATLREELGEALSVSDGPTAIRFPKGKVPDEHPAVERLDGVVDVLRVPANGGRDVLLVAVGAFASVALDAAERLAEDGVAVTVVDPRWVLPVPDGLVKLAADFPLLVTLEDSGVHGGVGATISSALRAAGVGTVCRDVGVPQRFLDHASRDQVLCDLGLTGQDIAHQVKGWVASGAADA; encoded by the coding sequence TTGGGTGTCCTTGCCCGCATACAGACGCCTGACGATCTGCGTCGGCTCACCCCCGCGGAGATGACCGAGTTGGCCGGCGAGATCCGTGAGTTCCTGGTGCAGAAGGTGTCGGCGACCGGCGGCCATCTCGGGCCCAATCTCGGCGTCGTCGAGCTGACGCTCGCGCTGCACCGTACCTTCGACTCGCCGCGCGACCCGATCGTGTTCGACACCGGCCACCAGGCCTACGTGCACAAGATCCTCACCGGCCGTGCGGCGGAGTTCGACTCGCTGCGCAAGCAGGGTGGTCTCTCCGGGTATCCGTCGCGCGCGGAGAGCGAGCACGACTGGGTCGAGTCCTCGCACGCGTCGGCCGCGCTGTCCTACGCGGACGGGCTGGCGAAGGCGTTCGCACTGACCGGGCAGAACGACCGTCACGTCGTCGCGGTGGTCGGCGACGGGGCATTGACCGGCGGCATGTGCTGGGAGGCGCTCAACAACATCGCGGCCGGCAACGATCGCTCGGTGGTGATCGTCGTCAACGACAACGGTCGCTCCTATGCGCCTACGATCGGTGGTCTCGCGGATCATCTGGCCGCGTTGCGGCTGCAGCCGGGCTACGAGCGCGTCCTCGACAAGAGTCGCAAGTTCGTGCAGCGGATGCCGTGGGTCGGTCGCACCGCCTATTCGATCCTGCACGGAATGAAAGCCGGTCTGAAGGATGCGGTGAGCCCCCAGGTGATGTTCACGGACCTGGGCATCAAGTACCTGGGTCCGGTGGACGGTCACGACGAGGCGGCACTCGAATCCGCCCTGCGACGGGCGAAGGCCTTCGGCGGTCCGGTCATCGTGCACGCCGTGACCCGCAAGGGCATGGGGTACGCGCACGCGGAGAACCACGTGGCCGACCAGATGCACTCGACCGGCGTGATCGACCCGCTCACCGGGAAGTCCACGTCGGCGTCGGCGCCGGACTGGACGTCGGTCTTCTCCGACGAACTCGTCCGACGGGGCGCCGAGCGTGAGGACGTCGTCGCGATCACCGCGGCGATGCCCGGCCCGACCGGACTCGCGGCGTTCGGGGAGCGTTTTCCCGAGCGGATGTTCGACGTGGGGATCGCGGAACAGCATGCCGTCGCCTCGGCCGCGGGCCTGGCGCTCGGTGGGCTGCACCCGGTGGTGGCGGTGTACTCCACCTTCCTCAATCGCGCGTTCGATCAGCTCCTCATGGATGTCGCACTCCTGGATCTTCCGGTGACCCTGGTCCTCGACCGAGCCGGAGTCACCGGCAGTGACGGCGCCAGCCACAACGGAATGTGGGACCTGTCACTGCTCGGCATCGTCCCGGGGATGCGTGTGGCGGCACCGCGCGATGCGGCGACGTTGCGGGAGGAACTGGGCGAGGCGCTCTCCGTCTCGGACGGTCCGACCGCGATCCGCTTCCCGAAGGGGAAGGTGCCCGACGAACACCCGGCCGTCGAACGTCTCGACGGCGTCGTCGACGTGTTGCGGGTTCCCGCGAACGGTGGCCGGGACGTGCTCCTCGTGGCGGTCGGGGCGTTCGCCTCGGTCGCGCTCGACGCGGCCGAGCGACTCGCCGAGGACGGGGTGGCGGTGACGGTCGTCGATCCACGGTGGGTCCTGCCCGTTCCGGACGGTCTCGTCAAGCTGGCCGCGGACTTCCCACTTCTGGTCACCCTCGAGGACAGTGGCGTGCACGGCGGTGTGGGCGCGACGATCTCGTCGGCGTTGCGCGCAGCCGGGGTGGGCACGGTCTGCCGTGACGTCGGCGTTCCGCAGCGTTTCCTCGATCACGCGTCCCGCGACCAGGTGCTCTGCGATCTCGGGCTCACCGGCCAGGACATCGCTCACCAGGTGAAGGGGTGGGTCGCGAGCGGCGCCGCCGACGCCTGA
- a CDS encoding sugar porter family MFS transporter, with protein MVQRAGAYDGSAPRADVAHAVLFAAAAALGGFMFGYDTAVINGAVGAIRDRFEIGAGETGLAVSLTLLGAALGAWTAGRIADRIGRIWVMRIAAVLFAVGSLGSAFPFDIVDLTFWRFVGGTAVGLASVISPAYIAEISPAKIRGRLGSMYQLAIVLGIAVSQLVNYALAAAAGGAGNNLAGIAAWQWMLALAAVPSLLYLVLTTTIPESPRFLVSQGRIDDARRIVADLEGGDEARITSRIGEIQASLGTERVRVRVRDLFSEHYRVASLVFIGIGLAALQQFVGINVIFYYSATLWQAVGFGEDRSLLISVVSALVNILGTFVAIGVIDRVGRKPLLLTGSAGMAITLATVSVCFHSATITRDEHGESVATLSDTNGAIALVAANLFVFFFALSWGPVVWVLISEMFPNRVRAAAVGVATSANWIANFLVSSTFPSLADWNLSITYAVYAGMAVLSFLFVTKFVKETRGRTLEEAG; from the coding sequence ATGGTCCAGCGAGCTGGCGCATACGACGGGAGTGCTCCCCGGGCGGACGTCGCACACGCCGTCCTGTTCGCGGCGGCGGCCGCGCTGGGCGGATTCATGTTCGGTTACGACACCGCCGTCATCAACGGTGCCGTCGGAGCGATCCGGGACAGGTTCGAGATCGGCGCGGGCGAAACCGGCCTCGCGGTCTCCCTCACGCTGCTCGGCGCTGCTCTCGGCGCCTGGACGGCCGGACGCATCGCCGACCGGATCGGCCGCATCTGGGTGATGCGGATCGCGGCAGTGCTGTTCGCCGTCGGGTCACTGGGCTCGGCGTTCCCGTTCGACATCGTCGATCTCACGTTCTGGCGGTTCGTCGGCGGCACCGCAGTGGGGCTCGCGTCGGTCATCTCACCCGCGTACATCGCCGAGATCTCCCCGGCCAAGATCCGCGGGCGGCTGGGCTCGATGTACCAGTTGGCGATCGTGCTCGGCATCGCCGTGTCACAGCTCGTCAACTACGCCCTCGCCGCTGCCGCCGGCGGAGCGGGCAACAACCTCGCCGGCATCGCCGCGTGGCAGTGGATGCTCGCCCTCGCCGCCGTGCCGTCACTGCTCTATCTGGTTCTCACGACCACCATTCCGGAGTCTCCGCGCTTCCTCGTCTCCCAGGGCCGCATCGACGACGCCCGCCGCATCGTCGCCGATCTCGAGGGCGGCGACGAGGCTCGGATCACCAGCCGGATCGGGGAGATCCAGGCCTCGCTGGGCACCGAACGGGTACGGGTCCGGGTCCGGGACCTGTTCTCCGAGCACTACCGCGTCGCGTCGCTGGTGTTCATCGGTATCGGGCTCGCGGCGCTGCAGCAGTTCGTGGGGATCAACGTGATCTTCTACTACTCGGCCACGCTGTGGCAGGCAGTCGGCTTCGGCGAGGACCGCTCCCTGCTGATCAGCGTCGTCTCCGCCCTGGTGAACATCCTCGGCACCTTCGTCGCCATCGGCGTGATCGACCGAGTGGGACGAAAACCGCTGCTGCTCACCGGGTCCGCCGGAATGGCGATCACCCTCGCCACGGTCTCGGTGTGCTTCCACTCGGCCACCATCACCCGCGACGAGCACGGCGAATCGGTGGCGACCCTGTCCGACACCAACGGCGCGATCGCCCTCGTCGCGGCGAACCTGTTCGTCTTCTTCTTCGCGCTGTCGTGGGGACCGGTGGTGTGGGTCCTGATCAGCGAGATGTTCCCCAACCGGGTGCGCGCGGCGGCCGTGGGCGTGGCCACCTCGGCCAACTGGATCGCGAACTTCCTGGTCTCGTCGACGTTCCCGTCCCTGGCCGACTGGAACCTGTCGATCACCTATGCGGTCTACGCCGGGATGGCAGTGCTGTCGTTCCTGTTCGTGACGAAATTCGTGAAGGAGACTCGGGGACGCACTCTCGAGGAGGCCGGCTGA